The genomic segment GTGCTCTCGGTGTGTTAATGTAGCTTTTTTGAAGGTGCATCTAAGGGTTAAAGCAAATTATAAAATCATGCAATTTTGTGTTgcctacatttatttatttatttgtattatttatcgGGAACATTTTGCTGGTAAAATATGAATCTTTTGCTGTATGGCACTAATTGAAATCTCTTCCTGTAGGTGTCGACAGACTTCTTTGAGTACTTCAGTGCTTTACTGCCACTCCTGAAATCTGATCCCAACCTGTGGTGTGTGTCAGCTTGGAATGATAATGGCAGAGACGGCTATGTAGATCCAGGGAAGGCAGATCTGCTCTACCGGACAGATTTCTTCCCTGGCCTCGGGTGGATGCTCCTCAGGGAGTTGTGGGAGGAGCTTGAGCCAAAATGGCCGCCGTCTTTCTGGGATGACTGGATGCGTCATCCAGAGCAGCGCCGCGACCGTGCCTGTATTCGCCCGGAAGTCTCTCGGACTTTAACATTTGGTCGCCAGGGTGTAAGTCTGGGTCAGTTTTATGACAAGTACCTGCGTTACATTAAACTGAATGCTGAATATGTGCCTTTCACCAAGCTGGACCTGAGTTACTTGAAAGAGGAGACGTACAGAGAAAACTTTGAAAAGGAAGTTTATAGTGCACCTGTGGTTTCATATGAAGCTGTGAAGCAGGGTCAGCTCAAAGGACCTGGACCCTTTCGActtcaatactcaagtaaggaCAGTTTCAAAATCCTGGCTAAAAACCTGGGAATCATGGATGACTTGAAGTCTGGAGTCCCAAGAACGGGATACAGAGGAGTCGTCAGTTTCATCTCAAAAGGGAGGAGAATCCACTTGGCTCCTCCTCCAGGATGGACCCAGTATGATATCACCTGGAGCTAACCCAGGACAACGCCTCTGTGCACTCGCCTTTCAGTCATTTCTGGAGCATTTCAGACCAAAGAGCGACGTCTTCAAATACTCAGGTGgatcctttttttcctcttctggtGAAGGGATCGCTGCCAATGCTTCTCAggtctttttcatttttacaaacatttctTACAGTGTAGGACACATAAACACCTAAACACATTGTTTAACAAAACTGCTGTAATTCACCAGATGTCTATTCTTATATTATGCAAAGTGTGCACATGACATTCATTAATGCATTCACTGCAGTTACCCACTTGTTGCCACtaagttatttacaatttgtgATCGCCTATGTGAACGTCTTGGTACGATCCGTTATAAAGATGAAATCATGTGTGGTGTGGTTGACTGGTCACAGCTGCAGTATCATTGATTGTATAatcttttgattttattttttttaaatgactcttCATTGTTTTCTTATATGAAGCTTTTGGAAACTTCAGCATTTTGGTGTTGCTAtatttttggaataaaaaaagagtttaacCTGATGGTGTGTTATTTGTAACTGAGCTCATATAATCTAAGGTATATTATACTCAACTGCATTCACATCAagtctgattgttttagccaagATTATGCTACAATATGTGTCATGTGctgttttactgtgtatttGTGACCACAGCTCTGCCCAAACTTGAGAAACGGCTGATCAGCTGTTGAAGGACGACAATGGACAACTCAGTTCTGTTCAATCttcagttttttatttcagGCAGAATAGGATGAACAGGATGTAACAGAATCGGTTAATAACCTAggataaacagaaaaacaaagccattaATAGCAGATCATTTCAGCTCACACTTCTTAATATAAagaataaatgataataataatgttaatgttatttgagAAATGAAGACTTGTTCAGATTAATTAACTCAAATCCCTTCAAAAAGGTTCATCATTAAAGTACCAAAGGTTATGATTAATGTACCAGTAACAAAGTACTTCAAATCCTCATATTTCTATCATCCTAAATCATATAAGGAAGTTTCCAAATGCATCCATAAACACACAATCTCCAAACTTAAAGTTCTACACTACTATACTATATGTGGTGTCTTCAGTTGTTGATCAGTGAAGTGTCTCCAGGAGAAAGCATGATGACTGAACCAGCTCCAAACATCTCAACATTTCACACCATGCTTCCTGTATTCCTCAGGCACTTCCTTCCTGTTACCTGGGGCTCCACCACTGATGTGGTTGCCCCCTGCAGGTTTGGAGTGTCAGGGATCTGTTAGCTGGTGGGATTGTGGCTCACCACACAACAATAGGTTTTTATCAACTATATTTATGTTCCAAACctccaacattttatttttaatttttaatttacaacTTTGAAAATGACTGGAATTTTGCAATCCTACACAGAAAGCAGACCTTCatgctgtgaggtaacagtGCTAGTTACTACTCTGCCATGAGACCAACAGCAATCATAAAAAGATAATGAACCAAAtagacatatgtatatatatatgtatatgtataaatagaaaataatcattcatgaaaaaataaaacattcctCTTTGAAAAGGTTCATATAGAGTTTGTGCttctttaacttttactttttagatCATTTTTTAACCTGtaatttaattataaaataatgttgtatATCCAGCTGTAAAATAgatattttgagtttttattttattttaatattattattattattgttgttcagaATCACTGCTACAAGCTACATTTATTGTTAACGTCTATAATTTAGGAAGTACGGTTTTGTTTCGTACTTGTAAGTAATGCTAAATAATATGTTGTATTGTATAACAACAACCAGGTCTTCTTCCTGCCTCTCGTGGACATAAAGTGTATTACGTTTCTAAGTGTATTTCGAATTCATCAAGATCACTTACGTATCCCTCGTAGTAATGTCACTGTCTACGGAAGCCGTAGAGAACCAGAGAAGTGCAGCGCGTCTTCCGTCCTCAGTGTGTTTACCTCACTTGTGACGACGATGACGTGAGACCGAAACCGCTACTAGCTAGGCGGTCTAGCTAAAGTAAAGAAGGACCAGTGAGACATGGGACAACACGGACATCGCGATGGACCTCCTTTGACTTTGCGTCTCTGTTTTCACGCGTTTGTATTCAACCGCCCACGACGTTCTCGCTGATAgtgttagc from the Solea senegalensis isolate Sse05_10M linkage group LG9, IFAPA_SoseM_1, whole genome shotgun sequence genome contains:
- the mgat1a gene encoding alpha-1,3-mannosyl-glycoprotein 2-beta-N-acetylglucosaminyltransferase a; protein product: MIRRKGSLILCGMLLFVTWNAILVLLLWGRPPPGQSDVPGQQHEEVASEPTNDVVGDVLRMAGSFEAELELQKQILIQIQRHHSLWEPLNRNHPQVRAPPEHVIPVLVIACNRVTVRRCLDKLLQYRPSAERHPIIVSQDCGHAETAEVIRSYGNQIIHLKQPELSDIAVQPEHKKFQGYYKISRHYRWALSQVFNTLSHSSVVVVEDDLEVSTDFFEYFSALLPLLKSDPNLWCVSAWNDNGRDGYVDPGKADLLYRTDFFPGLGWMLLRELWEELEPKWPPSFWDDWMRHPEQRRDRACIRPEVSRTLTFGRQGVSLGQFYDKYLRYIKLNAEYVPFTKLDLSYLKEETYRENFEKEVYSAPVVSYEAVKQGQLKGPGPFRLQYSSKDSFKILAKNLGIMDDLKSGVPRTGYRGVVSFISKGRRIHLAPPPGWTQYDITWS